In the genome of Candidatus Margulisiibacteriota bacterium, the window GCCACTGGAAAAATGTTATTGCTACTACAAAAGATATAGGGAAAGTTCTTAAAGCTGCCTTTCTGGGTATAGAGAAGACTAATGATCGCCTTTACGGTATCTTTGGTGATGCGCCATGGACTAATAAAGAACGTCTCCCCGACCATCTACTGCTCCAATTGCTCAATCACTTCAACAGAATTAAACTGGGAGTACAGAATGTCCGAGATGATGATATGGGGCGGGCATACGAGTATCTCATTAAACGATTTGCTGATAAAGCCAATAAAAAAGCCGGAGAGTTTTATACTCCACGATCTATTATCAGGCTAATGGTTAATATACTTGATCCTCAACCAGGAGAAACGATCTGCGATCCGGCCTGTGGTACCGGAGGCATGCTACTGGAAACCATACATCATGTTAAAGAGCACGGCGGAGATCCCAGGCTACTGAAATTAAAAGGCCAGGAAAAGAATCTAACTACAGAAGCCATTGCCCGAATGAATCTCTATCTGCATGGGATGGAGGATTTCGTAATCCGCCGAGGTGATACATTGCGAGATCCTAAATTTCTGATTACTGACCGGCTGGAACAATTTGATTGCGTTATAGCTAATCCGCCATTCAGTCTTAAAGAATGGGGATACAATAACTGGAGTTCTGATCCTTATAATAGGCATGTTTTAGGGCTGGCACCAAAAACAAATGGTGACTTCGCCTGGGTTATGCATATGTATACATCTATGAAGGAGATTGTTGGCAGAATGGCTGTTGTACTCCCGCATGGTGTACTTTTCAGGTCAGGCGCAGAAGCTAAAATTAGAAACAAACTGCTGGATATCGGTGCAATCGAAGCTGTTATAGGTCTTGCCGGTAATCTTTTTTACGGTACCGGAATTCCTGCTTGTATTCTTATACTTCGTAAGGTTAGCCCGAAAAAGGCTCCTGTCCTATTCATCAATGCAGAAGAGATTTATACAAAAGGCAGAGCCCAGAACACCTTAAGCGAAGTTCAGTCTGATGAAATCTATGGGATATATCAAGGACAGCATCAACAGGCTTTTGAACTGGAAGGTGTGAGTCGTTGGGTCGAATATAATGAATTAAAAGATAATGATTTCAACCTTAACATTGCCCGGTACGTTCAAAAACCTCTTGAAGAAGAGACCATAACTGTTGAAGAAGCTTTACGCGATTTCAAAATGAAACTGGGCGAACTGGAAATCGCTGAAAATGAGCTTGAAGTTTTGTTGGAGAGAGAAGGATTTGAGTTATGAATAATAAAAAAATGACAGTTTTAGTGTCCTCTTCGGTGTATGGAATTGAAGAGTTATTAGAAAGAATTTACTCCATTCTTACTTCCTTTGGATATGAAGTCTGGATGTCGCACAAGGGTACAATTCTCTCGTTATCAGGAAGCGGAACGGTTTATCGAAGAGAACTTTTCTCCACCAGATAAGGTTCTTAATAGTATTGAAAGGGAAAAGTTCAGATGAACAAAGAAGAAATTTCAAAATTACTACTTCTTGGTGAAAACCAGATCGTTGAATTTAAAGAAATGTGCAAACCTGATGCCATAGGACGCATCGTATGTTCTTTTTTGAATTCGGGTGGCGGGTATGTGATCTGCGGAATAAAAAATGGTGGTGTTCCTATAGGTATTAAGAATGCCATACAAGTAAGATTGGAACTGGAAAAAGACCTCATAACAAAGATTATTCCCAAAGCTATTGTTTATCTTGAGGTTCAGGAAATCCAGGGACTAGATGTTGTTATTGTAGAAGTCCCGGGGGGTAAAGATATTCCATATGCTTATAACAATAGTATTTATATCCGTGAAGGGGAGAAAACTCTAAAAGCATCAGTGAATATTATAAAAGATATGATAATGCGCCGTCAGGTTGAGCCTGAACGCTGGGAACGAAGGTTCTCTAATGCTGATATAGAAGTCGATATTGATAGTGATGAATTGCACACTACTGTCGATGCGACATTTGAAACAAGACTTATAGTGTTTCGTGACCCGGAAAACCTGGTAATGGTCTTGGAAGATCTAGCTGTCTTCAAATATGGTCGGTTAACTAATGCTGGTGATGTTCTGTTTACTAAGAACCCTTCATCACGATATCCCCAGGTGCGAGTCCGCGCTGCTAGATATAAGACTGACAAGACTGATAACGCTTATCAGGATATGAAATCCTTCGAAGGGCCGTTAGGGGAAGTACTGGAACAGGTTTATACTTTTATTATTAGGAATACCCCAACAGTTTCCCGATTTGCTCGTTCGTCACTTGTGCGGCAGGATGATTCGTTGTATCCCGAAGATGCAGTGAGAGAAGGACTAGTTAATGCTTTTGCTCACAGGGATTACAGCGATTTCTCCGGTGGTGTTTCGGTTAATATCTATCCGGATAGGCTCGAGATATGGAATTCCGGCAGTTTTCCTGATGGAATAACTCCAGAAACTATGGCTTCGGGGCACATTTCTATTTTAAGAAACCCTGACATTGCCCACATTCTCTATCTGCGCGGTATGATGGAAAAGCTTGGCCGCGGTAGCATGCTGATAAGAAAAGCTTGTGATGACAGACAACTACTTGCTCCGCAATGGACTTCTGATAAGTATAAAGGTGTGACCCTGACGTTATTTGCCGCGGAAGTCACCACGGAAGTCACCACGGAAGTCAAAAGCGTAATAAAAGCAGTGGATGGAGAGCTATCCAGGCATGATTTACAGCAAAAACTTGGATTAAAGCATGACGAGCATTTTCGGAAGGCCTATTTGCTGCCTTCTCTGGAAGCGGGTTGTATCGAGATGACCATTCCTGACAAACCGAACAGCAGGTTGCAGAAATACAGGCTGACCGCAAAAGGGAAGCAGATCAGAAAAATACTTGGCAAAGAAGATCAGTTATGAGCCTGTCTCAACAACAACTTGAAAGCATGCTCTGGGGTGCAGCTGAACATCTGCGCGGGCAGATCGATGCCTCCGATTATAAACAGTATATTTTCCCGCTGCTTTTCTATAAAAGGCTTTCAGACGTTTACCAGGATGAATACGAAGCTGCACTGACATTTTCTGAGGGCGACAAAGAATATGCCGAATTGCCGGAACAACATCGCTTTGTTATTCCTTCTTTAGCTCGCTGGGAAAAACTCAGGGAAACGACTACTAATATCGGTGAGTTTATTCAAAAAGCCCTAAGAAATATTGAGAAAACCAATTCCCGATTGTATGGGGTTTTTGGAGATGCTCAGTGGACGAATAAAGAACGGCTTCCCGATCATCTGCTGGCATCTCTGGTAGAACATTTCAGCCGAATTCCCCTGGGAATCAATGCTGTAAAACAAGATGATCTTGGTGCCGCATATGAATACCTTATCAAAAAATTTGCTGATGATTCCGGACATACAGCAGCGGAGTTCTATACCAACCGGACAGTTGTCCACCTTATGACCAGAATTATGACACTGAAGCCCGGTGAAAGCGCCTATGATCCTACCTGCGGCACTGGTGGCATGTTACTGAATGCTGTGATGGATCTAAGATCTGACGGGAAAGAGTGGCGGACTGTTAAACTCTATGGACAGGAAGTAAACCTGCTAACCAGTGCAATCGCCAGAATGAATATGTTTCTGCATGACATAGAAGAGTTTGATATCCAGCGTGGTGATACATTAGCTGAACCCAAATTTTTAGAAGATGATCGATTAAAAACTTATGAGGTAATATTTGCGAATCCTCCATATTCCATCAAGAAATGGGATCGCACGAAATTTAGCTCTGATCCTTTTAAGCGCAACGAATTTGGCGTGCCGCCACAAGGTTGCGCTGATTATGCGTTTTTTCAGCATATTATTAAAAGTCTGAATTCGCAGACCGGACGGGCAGCCATGCTCTGGCCTCATGGCGTATTGTTTCGTGATTCTGAGGCAGAAATACGTAAACAAATAATAGAGGCTGACCTGATAGAATCGGTAATCGGACTTGGCCCAAATCTATTCTATAATTCTCCAATGGAATCCTGTGTTGTGGTACTGCGACGCAATAAATCGAAGGAACGCCGAAAGAAAATTCTTTTTATTAACGGCATCAAAGAAGTGACCCGGGAAAGAGCGTTTAGCTATTTAAATGACCAGAATCTAGAAAATTTAGTTGATGCATATTTTCAACCGGACAAACATGAGGGTATTGCTCGCATGGTAGATATTTCTGAGATACGGGAGAACCTACATAATCTCTCAATACCACTCTATATACGCAATATTGCGAAAGAAGATGAACAAGATCTTGAATCTACTATTGAGGCTTGGCAAGTCGGTAGAGTGGAGCTGAAAAAACAAACGAAAAAGCTATTTACTGCGTTAAGTGAATTAGGCTTTGGTCTTGAAGATAAACAAGAAGAAAAGAAGCCTGAAAGTAATACTGCAAATATACATTTCAAAAGATCTGTTTTTGCAGCAGAGATTGTTCATCGGCTACATAAAGAGCTCACATTTGGCCATGTTAAGTTTGCAAAAATGATTTTTTTGACAGAACAGTTGTGCGGTGTTGATACCGGATCTACTTATCATCGTCAAGTTGCCGGGCCGTATGATAATCGAGCATTACGCTCTATCGATAGCCAGATCAAAAAGCTGAAATGGTATAAAAGTAAAAAAGTAGATACCCGATATGTGTATGAACCTTTGGAGAAAGCTGGACAACATGCAAGGTACTATACTAGTTATTTCAGCAAAGAAGCGGATACTTTTGACCGAGTAATTAGTCTATTTAAAAAACACGGTACTGAACACTGTGAGATTGTCGCTACACTCTATTCTGCCTGGTTTGATTTTATTAATCAGGGAATAAGTCCGACAGATGATTTGATCATTGATGAAGTGCTCAACAACTGGCATGAAAGCAAGAAACGGATACCAAGAGAAAAATGGATGTCTGGTCTCGTGTGGATGCGGCAAAATGACATTACACCTCTTGCAAAAAAAGCTGGGGGTCAAAAATGATAGTATCTCTGACCGACAAACAAAAGCAAGATGGCTGGCAGATTGCCAGGTTTGGGGATATTGCCAGAGACATAAATAAAAACACCAAGAATCCAATTGAAGATGGACTGGAATACTATGTTGGTCTTGAACACTTGGACCCGCAATCTCTAAGAATTCAACGTAAAGGGATTATAGCTGAAGCTAATCCAAGCTTTACACGTTTGTTCAAGCCCGGGCAAATTCTTTTTGGGAAACGTCGTTGCTATCAAAAGAAGGCCGCTGTTGCTGATTTTGAAGGTATTTGTTCGGGTGATATT includes:
- a CDS encoding DNA methylase, with protein sequence MNENSTECSLDDLERRLWEAAHIITGPIDASDYKTYIFPILFFKRICDVYDEEYLAAIEFYGDEEIARAPDQHRIEVPEGCHWKNVIATTKDIGKVLKAAFLGIEKTNDRLYGIFGDAPWTNKERLPDHLLLQLLNHFNRIKLGVQNVRDDDMGRAYEYLIKRFADKANKKAGEFYTPRSIIRLMVNILDPQPGETICDPACGTGGMLLETIHHVKEHGGDPRLLKLKGQEKNLTTEAIARMNLYLHGMEDFVIRRGDTLRDPKFLITDRLEQFDCVIANPPFSLKEWGYNNWSSDPYNRHVLGLAPKTNGDFAWVMHMYTSMKEIVGRMAVVLPHGVLFRSGAEAKIRNKLLDIGAIEAVIGLAGNLFYGTGIPACILILRKVSPKKAPVLFINAEEIYTKGRAQNTLSEVQSDEIYGIYQGQHQQAFELEGVSRWVEYNELKDNDFNLNIARYVQKPLEEETITVEEALRDFKMKLGELEIAENELEVLLEREGFEL
- a CDS encoding transcriptional regulator, whose amino-acid sequence is MNKEEISKLLLLGENQIVEFKEMCKPDAIGRIVCSFLNSGGGYVICGIKNGGVPIGIKNAIQVRLELEKDLITKIIPKAIVYLEVQEIQGLDVVIVEVPGGKDIPYAYNNSIYIREGEKTLKASVNIIKDMIMRRQVEPERWERRFSNADIEVDIDSDELHTTVDATFETRLIVFRDPENLVMVLEDLAVFKYGRLTNAGDVLFTKNPSSRYPQVRVRAARYKTDKTDNAYQDMKSFEGPLGEVLEQVYTFIIRNTPTVSRFARSSLVRQDDSLYPEDAVREGLVNAFAHRDYSDFSGGVSVNIYPDRLEIWNSGSFPDGITPETMASGHISILRNPDIAHILYLRGMMEKLGRGSMLIRKACDDRQLLAPQWTSDKYKGVTLTLFAAEVTTEVTTEVKSVIKAVDGELSRHDLQQKLGLKHDEHFRKAYLLPSLEAGCIEMTIPDKPNSRLQKYRLTAKGKQIRKILGKEDQL
- a CDS encoding SAM-dependent DNA methyltransferase, with the protein product MSLSQQQLESMLWGAAEHLRGQIDASDYKQYIFPLLFYKRLSDVYQDEYEAALTFSEGDKEYAELPEQHRFVIPSLARWEKLRETTTNIGEFIQKALRNIEKTNSRLYGVFGDAQWTNKERLPDHLLASLVEHFSRIPLGINAVKQDDLGAAYEYLIKKFADDSGHTAAEFYTNRTVVHLMTRIMTLKPGESAYDPTCGTGGMLLNAVMDLRSDGKEWRTVKLYGQEVNLLTSAIARMNMFLHDIEEFDIQRGDTLAEPKFLEDDRLKTYEVIFANPPYSIKKWDRTKFSSDPFKRNEFGVPPQGCADYAFFQHIIKSLNSQTGRAAMLWPHGVLFRDSEAEIRKQIIEADLIESVIGLGPNLFYNSPMESCVVVLRRNKSKERRKKILFINGIKEVTRERAFSYLNDQNLENLVDAYFQPDKHEGIARMVDISEIRENLHNLSIPLYIRNIAKEDEQDLESTIEAWQVGRVELKKQTKKLFTALSELGFGLEDKQEEKKPESNTANIHFKRSVFAAEIVHRLHKELTFGHVKFAKMIFLTEQLCGVDTGSTYHRQVAGPYDNRALRSIDSQIKKLKWYKSKKVDTRYVYEPLEKAGQHARYYTSYFSKEADTFDRVISLFKKHGTEHCEIVATLYSAWFDFINQGISPTDDLIIDEVLNNWHESKKRIPREKWMSGLVWMRQNDITPLAKKAGGQK